From Thermotoga sp.:
CGCCCTTCAACGGAGTATCTCCCCCTCAAGACTACCATCGTTTTTCCTCTCTCTATCCCAAGAGCTTTCATTCTTAACAAGAACCTTCTTCCTCCTCTTAAATCGATGACCCGGTAAACACCGTCGTTTGCAAGAAAGAGTGGCAGCTCATTGGATTTCGTTTCCACTTCTATGCCGTTTGCTTCTTTTTTCCTCAAGGTGATGCTTCTTCCTCCTACCTTACAGACGATCGGATCACCGAGGGGTGCTATTTGAACGATTTCGATCTCTTCGCCGGGAATGATACCCATTCCTACGAGTTTTTCATGGAGATCTCCAGAAAAGTTCAGAGATACAATCCTTGCACGAACTCCGGGTGTAAGGTCTGACAATCTCATCAAGGCCCCTCCTTTTTGAGAACGATTCTCAAAAACTACAAGAAAATTATATCACCGATGTTACGAAGCTTTCAATATATGTGTATTGCATATGGTTAC
This genomic window contains:
- a CDS encoding ferrous iron transport protein A, which gives rise to MRLSDLTPGVRARIVSLNFSGDLHEKLVGMGIIPGEEIEIVQIAPLGDPIVCKVGGRSITLRKKEANGIEVETKSNELPLFLANDGVYRVIDLRGGRRFLLRMKALGIERGKTMVVLRGRYSVEGREISLGRGEAMKIWVRRIENVSEEKYTKS